Proteins from a single region of Mucilaginibacter daejeonensis:
- a CDS encoding RagB/SusD family nutrient uptake outer membrane protein, translating to MKKRYLYIAALAVSAQLFSSCKKELEVNSQERITLDNYYKTQADAFAALVSVYDRFGFQSGGLYDKIAIMDVAGDDQLAGGGGPSDINDLQVMSNYTLTAQVGPQGYLWNRGYSGIYRANVLLDKINGIQMDASLKARYIAETKALRAIFYFDLVRFFKNIPLIEGTVDPANLYNVTQTTPTAIYAYIEKDLNDAIPALPNTVPAATEGGRITKGAAQAVLGKVLLWQKKWQPAADQLALVNGTAPGQTNTTYGYKLLSNYGDLFKPLNKFNTESVLEIVHSANSQGNWNDAGQSEGNLLCIISGPRGYSQKVSTAPDYYSGYSFLVFTKAFFDFIHYDPRNMATVANLDSLKNNNLANYTPGYNNTGFFLEKFAARVSNKTTVGTNYDLNFPQDIYEIRLADTYLLEAECLMNAGAGVGVGSRAYQLLNAVRARVGLNPVAVTQDNIEKERRLELAGEGHRWLDLVRWGKAASVLQSKGFVAGRHEVFPIPQSELNNTKIEQNKEWGGTK from the coding sequence ATGAAAAAGAGATATTTATATATAGCTGCACTTGCCGTTAGCGCACAGTTGTTCAGCTCATGTAAAAAAGAGCTTGAGGTAAATTCACAGGAACGTATCACACTTGATAATTACTATAAAACACAGGCCGATGCATTTGCTGCGCTGGTGTCAGTATATGATCGTTTCGGTTTCCAATCAGGTGGATTGTATGACAAGATCGCCATTATGGACGTAGCTGGTGATGACCAGCTTGCCGGTGGTGGTGGCCCATCAGACATTAATGACCTTCAGGTAATGTCGAACTATACCCTAACTGCTCAGGTTGGCCCACAAGGCTACCTGTGGAACAGAGGTTACTCAGGTATCTACCGCGCTAACGTATTGTTAGACAAGATCAACGGCATTCAGATGGATGCCAGCCTGAAGGCTCGCTACATTGCCGAGACCAAGGCTTTGCGTGCGATATTCTACTTCGACCTGGTTCGTTTCTTCAAGAATATTCCGCTGATCGAGGGAACGGTAGACCCAGCCAACTTGTACAATGTAACGCAGACCACTCCAACAGCGATCTATGCTTACATTGAAAAGGATTTGAACGATGCGATCCCAGCGTTACCTAACACTGTGCCTGCCGCTACCGAAGGTGGCCGTATCACCAAAGGCGCCGCACAAGCTGTATTGGGCAAAGTGTTGCTGTGGCAAAAGAAATGGCAGCCAGCTGCTGACCAGTTAGCATTGGTGAATGGTACAGCACCTGGCCAAACCAATACTACTTACGGTTACAAGCTATTGAGCAACTACGGCGACCTGTTCAAACCGTTGAATAAGTTCAATACCGAATCGGTACTTGAGATCGTGCACAGCGCTAATTCACAAGGTAACTGGAACGATGCCGGTCAAAGCGAAGGTAACCTGTTGTGTATTATCAGCGGTCCGCGTGGCTACAGCCAAAAGGTAAGCACCGCGCCTGACTATTACTCAGGTTACAGCTTCCTGGTGTTCACTAAAGCATTCTTTGACTTCATTCACTACGATCCGCGTAACATGGCTACCGTAGCTAACCTCGATAGCTTGAAGAATAATAACCTGGCTAATTACACTCCGGGTTACAACAACACAGGCTTCTTCCTGGAAAAGTTCGCCGCCCGTGTATCGAACAAGACCACCGTGGGTACCAACTACGATCTTAATTTCCCTCAGGATATTTATGAGATCCGCTTAGCTGATACTTACCTGTTAGAGGCCGAATGTTTGATGAACGCCGGTGCAGGCGTAGGCGTGGGTAGCCGTGCTTACCAACTATTAAACGCCGTGCGTGCCCGTGTAGGCCTGAACCCGGTAGCTGTTACTCAAGATAACATTGAGAAAGAGCGCCGCCTGGAACTGGCTGGTGAAGGTCATCGTTGGCTGGATCTGGTACGATGGGGCAAAGCGGCCAGTGTATTGCAATCTAAAGGTTTTGTGGCCGGCCGTCACGAGGTGTTCCCTATACCTCAAAGCGAGCT
- a CDS encoding SusC/RagA family TonB-linked outer membrane protein, protein MRKLFTLIICLLVCSMAAMAQSVVTGKVSDKNGEALVGVTVKANGTSNNSVTDVNGRYTITPAVNGTLTFTYVGFAPQTVTIGSQTVVNVTLTESNNNLNDVVVVGYGTQKKSVVTGAISGVKASDLANQPVIRVEQSLQGRASGLTIASNSGQPGSASTVRLRGFTSFGNGKNEPLWVIDGVVIDNGGIGYLNQDDIESIEVLKDAASAAIYGTRAAAGVILVTTKKGKAGTLNINYSGYYGTQSPAKKLDLLNATQYATLRNQALIAAGKAPAFANPNSLGVGTNWQDLIFSSAPKQIHEFSVSGGSEKATFFTSFSYNDIRGIVAKDISKWNRANIRINSTYRPAKWISFGENLGYSHAVNSNFGESNREYGGVLSSAVNLDPTTPAVITDPTSQAAYIASSPANLAASTRDDMGRLYGISPYVLQEMKNPLAYIKNRRGSYGWDHNIVGNAFLDLEPIPGLRFHSSLGTKLAFYGGDTFTPVAFYNTSTPISVSSLSRSNTYTINWNIENTLSYNRKFNKHDVTLLVGMGEYKDNNARGVTVTYTNIPATTFDEASFRFNALAANRTASGSDGTDHRINSLFSRLQYNYDERYLFSALIRRDGSSRFGSNNKFGYFPSASVGWVPTLESFFPKNDVLTFLKIRGSYGVTGNDGIGDFSYVPLVGAGGGRNYTFGTTQSEVIYIGYSPGAPANPDLKWEQTSQTDIGFDATLFQNLTLTVDAYKKKTTGILQNPPIPGYAGYGSFAQNIADVENTGIEFELGYRKNFGDFRFGFNGNMSFYKNKVSKLIPGNQFLEDNSATFQNLGNITRTGLGLPYQQFFGYQMAGIFQSQAEVDSYVGADGVTKLQPNAKPGDVKFANLSNDNIINGDDRTYLGNPNPTMSYGLTLNLGYKNFDFTAFGSGVGGNKIFQGLRRLDISAANYQTKYLNAWTPSNTGATLPRIVDGDPNGNYSKFTSLYLESGAYFRLRTIQLGYTFPKSITSKIHMSKLRVYVLSENLFTITKYSGYDPELGVTGDAGGGAQFSIDRSAYPQARSFLFGLNVGF, encoded by the coding sequence ATGAGAAAACTTTTTACACTCATCATCTGCTTACTGGTATGCTCGATGGCCGCGATGGCCCAGTCGGTAGTTACCGGTAAAGTAAGCGACAAGAACGGTGAGGCGCTTGTTGGCGTGACCGTTAAGGCTAACGGCACCAGCAATAACTCTGTTACTGATGTGAATGGTAGATACACCATCACTCCGGCCGTTAACGGAACCCTGACCTTTACTTATGTGGGTTTTGCCCCGCAAACCGTTACCATTGGTAGCCAGACCGTGGTTAACGTTACCCTTACCGAAAGCAATAACAACCTGAATGATGTGGTAGTTGTGGGCTACGGTACTCAAAAGAAAAGCGTTGTTACCGGCGCTATATCAGGCGTTAAAGCGTCAGACCTTGCCAACCAACCCGTGATCCGCGTAGAGCAATCATTACAAGGTAGGGCATCAGGCTTGACCATCGCTTCTAACTCTGGTCAGCCGGGTTCGGCCTCTACCGTACGTTTACGTGGTTTTACTTCGTTCGGTAACGGTAAGAACGAACCTTTATGGGTGATCGACGGTGTGGTGATCGACAATGGTGGTATCGGCTACCTGAATCAGGACGATATCGAATCGATCGAGGTACTTAAAGATGCTGCTTCGGCCGCGATCTACGGTACACGTGCCGCAGCAGGTGTTATCCTGGTAACTACCAAAAAAGGTAAAGCCGGTACATTGAACATCAACTACAGCGGTTACTATGGTACTCAATCGCCAGCCAAAAAACTGGATCTGCTGAACGCTACTCAATATGCTACCCTGCGTAATCAGGCGCTGATCGCTGCCGGTAAGGCACCAGCATTCGCTAATCCTAATTCATTAGGTGTGGGCACCAACTGGCAAGATCTGATCTTTAGCAGCGCACCAAAACAGATCCACGAGTTCAGCGTGAGCGGCGGCAGCGAGAAGGCTACTTTCTTCACTTCGTTCTCATATAACGACATCCGTGGTATCGTAGCCAAGGACATCTCTAAGTGGAATCGTGCCAACATCCGTATCAACTCAACTTATCGTCCGGCAAAATGGATCAGCTTTGGTGAGAACTTGGGTTACAGCCATGCGGTGAACAGTAACTTTGGCGAAAGTAACCGTGAGTACGGCGGTGTATTAAGCTCTGCCGTTAACCTTGACCCGACCACTCCCGCAGTGATCACCGACCCAACTTCACAAGCAGCTTACATCGCTTCAAGCCCTGCTAACCTTGCAGCTTCTACCCGTGACGATATGGGCCGTTTGTACGGTATATCACCATACGTATTGCAGGAAATGAAGAACCCATTGGCGTATATCAAAAATCGTCGTGGCAGCTACGGTTGGGATCATAACATCGTAGGTAACGCTTTCCTTGATCTGGAGCCTATCCCGGGTCTGCGTTTCCACTCAAGCTTAGGTACCAAGCTGGCCTTCTACGGTGGCGACACCTTCACCCCGGTAGCTTTCTACAATACCTCAACACCGATCAGTGTATCATCACTATCACGTTCCAACACTTACACCATCAACTGGAACATCGAGAACACCTTGTCGTACAATCGCAAGTTCAATAAGCATGATGTGACCTTATTGGTGGGTATGGGCGAGTACAAAGACAACAACGCTCGTGGCGTGACCGTTACTTACACCAACATCCCTGCAACTACCTTTGATGAGGCTTCGTTCCGTTTCAATGCGTTGGCTGCTAACCGTACCGCAAGCGGTTCTGACGGTACCGACCACCGCATCAACTCGTTGTTCTCGCGTTTGCAGTACAACTACGATGAGCGTTACCTGTTCTCGGCTCTTATCCGCCGCGACGGTTCGTCACGCTTCGGTTCTAATAATAAGTTCGGTTACTTCCCTTCGGCTTCAGTGGGATGGGTACCAACACTTGAGTCTTTCTTCCCTAAGAACGATGTGTTAACCTTCCTGAAGATCCGTGGTAGCTACGGTGTTACCGGTAACGATGGCATCGGCGATTTCTCTTACGTACCGCTGGTAGGTGCTGGTGGTGGCCGTAACTATACTTTCGGTACCACTCAAAGCGAGGTGATCTACATCGGTTATAGCCCAGGCGCTCCGGCCAACCCTGACCTGAAATGGGAGCAAACCTCACAGACCGATATCGGCTTTGATGCTACCCTGTTCCAGAACCTGACCCTTACCGTTGATGCTTACAAGAAAAAGACAACAGGTATCCTGCAAAATCCACCGATCCCTGGCTATGCCGGTTACGGCAGCTTTGCGCAGAACATCGCCGATGTGGAGAACACCGGTATCGAGTTCGAGCTGGGCTACAGGAAGAATTTTGGTGACTTCCGTTTCGGTTTCAATGGCAACATGTCGTTCTACAAGAACAAAGTTTCTAAACTGATCCCGGGCAACCAGTTCTTGGAAGATAACAGCGCGACCTTCCAAAACTTAGGTAACATCACCCGTACCGGTCTGGGCTTGCCTTACCAACAATTCTTTGGTTATCAAATGGCGGGTATCTTCCAAAGCCAGGCCGAAGTTGATAGCTATGTAGGTGCCGATGGCGTGACCAAACTGCAACCTAACGCTAAACCAGGTGACGTGAAATTCGCTAACCTGAGCAACGATAATATCATTAACGGTGATGACCGTACTTACCTGGGTAACCCTAACCCGACCATGAGCTACGGCTTGACCTTGAACCTGGGTTACAAGAACTTTGACTTTACCGCCTTTGGTAGCGGTGTGGGTGGCAACAAGATATTCCAGGGCCTGCGCCGTTTGGATATCTCGGCAGCCAACTACCAAACCAAATATTTGAACGCATGGACCCCAAGCAACACCGGCGCTACTTTGCCTCGTATAGTTGATGGCGACCCTAACGGCAACTATTCTAAGTTTACCAGCCTTTATTTGGAGAGCGGCGCTTATTTCCGCCTGCGCACCATTCAATTGGGTTACACTTTCCCGAAAAGCATTACCAGCAAGATCCACATGAGCAAACTGCGTGTGTATGTACTGAGCGAGAACTTGTTCACTATTACCAAGTACAGCGGTTATGATCCTGAGCTGGGTGTTACCGGCGATGCTGGTGGCGGTGCACAATTCAGTATCGACCGTAGTGCCTATCCACAGGCTCGTTCATTTCTGTTCGGTTTAAATGTTGGATTCTAA